One segment of Erigeron canadensis isolate Cc75 chromosome 2, C_canadensis_v1, whole genome shotgun sequence DNA contains the following:
- the LOC122587108 gene encoding adenine phosphoribosyltransferase 1-like yields MAAASHQNDVVAKDDRIARITSAIRVIPDFPKPGILFQDITTLLLDPVAFKDTIDLFVERYKDKNISVVAGVEARGFIFGPPIALAIGAKFVPMRKPNKLPGPVISEEYSLEYGTDKIEMHVGAVQEGERALVIDDLIATGGTLCAAISLLERVGVKVVECACVIELPDLKGRDRLGDKPLFVLVS; encoded by the exons ATGGCGGCTGCTAGTCACCAAAACGACGTCGTTGCTAAAGACGATCGCATCGCCCGAATCACTTCCGCTATTCGCGTCATTCCAGACTTCCCCAAACCAG ggATTTTGTTTCAGGATATAACAACTTTGTTGCTTGATCCGGTTGCGTTTAAGGATACAATTGATCTGTTTGTTGAGAGatacaaagataaaaatatcTCCGTTGTTGctg GTGTTGAAGCAAGAGGTTTCATATTTGGTCCCCCAATTGCGTTGGCTATTGGTGCAAAGTTTGTTCCTATGCGAAAACCAAACAAGCTTCCTG GACCTGTTATATCAGAAGAGTATTCGTTGGAGTATGGCACAGACAAAATTGAGATGCATGTTGGAGCTGTACAAGAAGGAGAACGTGCTCTTGTAATAGATGATTTAATTGCAACTGGTGGAACTTTGTGTGCCGCTATCAGTCTACTTG AGCGGGTTGGAGTGAAAGTTGTCGAGTGTGCTTGCGTTATTGAATTGCCTGATCTTAAG GGCCGGGACCGATTAGGAGACAAGCCACTGTTTGTGCTCGTAAGTTGA
- the LOC122588220 gene encoding protein ALP1-like produces MSSSSESRCVVVGSDSSSESDGMFLHNALQWMEDTTSSNAVQNRRTIERQREIGHQILLNDWFVDEPKYDDAYFRKKFRMEKSMFLKIVDDIEANFPYFRDGFDAHWRGSFKLLQKVASAVRQLATGNLPDEYDEYLHMAARTGRDSLDHFCDTIIKLYGREYLRRLTQHDVARIFQAHEERHHMPRMLGSIDCTHVEWLNGPRHLKGQYTRGDHGVPTIMLEITASQDLWIWHAYFGAPGSNNDINVLNQSDLYHTEGNGTALDTSFVVNGQQYKLGYYLTDGIYNKYSTFVKAYPYPTDPKEKRFKKLQEGARKDVERAFGVLKGKWKILRRPLRPLIKDKIGHYVYVACILHNMVIKGDGRAISPVHIMDQTVQPVWNDTFYAELLNEDIHHRLRYDLTDDVWAQDLGHLND; encoded by the coding sequence ATGTCTAGTTCATCGGAATCTCGTTGTGTCGTTGTCGGATCGGATTCATCATCCGAATCCGATGGTATGTTCTTGCATAACGCACTTCAGTGGATGGAAGACACGACATCTTCCAACGCGGTTCAAAACCGTCGAACCATAGAGCGCCAGCGCGAAATTGGTCATCAAATTTTACTTAATGATTGGTTCGTTGATGAGCCAAAATACGATGACGCTTACTTTCGAAAGAAATTTCGAATGGAAAAAAGCATGTTTTTGAAAATCGTCGACGACATCGAGGCTAATTTTCCATATTTTAGAGACGGGTTCGATGCACATTGGCGAGGCAGTTTCAAACTGCTCCAAAAAGTCGCATCGGCAGTACGCCAACTCGCAACGGGCAATCTGCCCGACGAGTACGATGAGTACTTACACATGGCCGCGAGAACCGGTCGCGATTCTCTTGATCATTTTTGTGACACCATCATTAAGTTGTATGGCCGTGAGTACTTACGTAGGCTTACCCAACACGACGTTGCTCGTATTTTTCAAGCTCACGAAGAGCGCCATCACATGCCGAggatgcttggtagcatcgatTGTACACATGTCGAGTGGTTAAATGGTCCAAGACACTTGAAAGGACAATATACAAGAGGCGACCATGGCGTTCCCACTATTATGCTTGAGATAACCGCTTCTCAagacttgtggatttggcatgcttattTTGGTGCTCCtggttcaaacaacgacatcaacgtgttGAACCAATCCGACTTGTATCACACGGAGGGAAATGGCACGGCCCTGGATACTTCATTCGTCGTTAATGGTCAACAGTACAAACTCGGTTATTATCTAACCGACGGCATCTACAACAAGTACTCGACGTTTGTTAAAGCATACCCGTATCCTACTGACCCGAAGGAGAAAAGATTTAAGAAATTACAAGAGGGGGCGAGGAAAGATGTGGAGCGTGCTTTTGGGGTTCTAAAAGGAAAATGGAAGATTCTTAGACGCCCTCTTCGACCACTGATCAAAGATAAGATTGGTCATTATGTTTACGTGGCGTGTATTTTGCATAACATGGTGATAAAAGGTGATGGTCGAGCTATCTCGCCAGTTCACATCATGGACCAAACGGTCCAACCGGTGTGGAACGATACATTTTACGCGGAGTTGCTAAACGAAGACATCCATCATCGTCTTCGTTATGACCTCACTGACGATGTGTGGGCTCAAGACTTGGGACATCTCAACGactag